From Lujinxingia litoralis, a single genomic window includes:
- a CDS encoding sigma-54-dependent transcriptional regulator: MYTYLRSALARLNEAQTFDSGAGALLDALQGVFERATPEREAALHQSAVHLRTDQSYVSLVARSASPSATASCEGARSAELWNWTRRFGRPFIVDTRLQRLRLTDDTSEGDWLNLGGEASPLPLTASVVRFLEQEATHLLVIPLCSSQSALAGMITLEFCAPTYTGELFPPQAGIEALESYVALLAHALLRLPVEVPGLPERLADDPLLPVVGEAMAPRVNLLKAFAHHDECLLIAGPTGSGKSRIARWCHSQSRHGDGPFEVLDLLTVPESMQMAHLVGWRRGAFSGATSHVDGAVTRARGGTLFIDEIDKLSLETQAGLLHLLEERSFQVLGESGGRRQANVRFIVGTNADLQREVVEGRFREDLYYRINVLPVELPPLAERSDEIAAWAAFMLRRCANDAGAGAWSFTPEALRTLEAQRWPGNLRELDNVVRRAFIIARSRPEPEGAHTIPPGVVERALSLGGRPERTSISAPLEQAARAFIHLALRARERETSGGGLDLDLSEAFSAYIIEQAVAWTDDKAEAFCLLGCANLVEHKNHHRRYRRAQEAIAALLQAESHILQEPQR, translated from the coding sequence ATGTACACTTATCTGCGCAGCGCGCTCGCCAGGTTGAATGAGGCTCAGACCTTTGACTCCGGCGCCGGCGCACTGCTCGACGCGCTCCAGGGGGTCTTTGAACGTGCAACCCCGGAGCGTGAGGCGGCGTTGCATCAAAGCGCGGTGCATCTGCGCACCGATCAGAGCTATGTGAGCCTGGTAGCGCGCAGCGCATCCCCATCGGCAACGGCATCCTGCGAGGGAGCCCGCTCGGCCGAGCTCTGGAACTGGACCCGGCGCTTCGGCCGCCCCTTCATCGTCGACACTCGCCTCCAACGCCTCCGGCTCACCGATGACACCTCCGAGGGCGACTGGCTCAATCTCGGAGGGGAGGCCTCGCCACTTCCCCTGACCGCCAGCGTGGTGCGCTTTCTGGAGCAGGAAGCCACCCACCTGCTCGTCATTCCCCTGTGCTCCTCGCAGAGCGCGCTGGCGGGCATGATCACCCTGGAGTTCTGCGCCCCGACCTACACCGGCGAGCTCTTCCCGCCGCAGGCCGGCATCGAGGCGCTGGAGAGCTACGTCGCGCTGCTCGCCCACGCCCTCTTGCGCCTTCCCGTCGAGGTGCCCGGGCTGCCCGAGAGGCTCGCAGACGATCCTCTGCTCCCGGTGGTCGGTGAGGCGATGGCTCCCCGCGTCAACCTCCTGAAAGCGTTTGCCCACCACGACGAATGCCTGCTCATCGCCGGCCCCACCGGCAGCGGCAAGTCTCGCATCGCGCGCTGGTGTCACAGTCAATCGCGCCACGGTGACGGGCCCTTCGAGGTGCTCGACCTGCTCACCGTTCCCGAATCGATGCAGATGGCGCATCTTGTGGGCTGGCGCCGCGGGGCCTTCTCCGGGGCCACCTCCCACGTCGATGGGGCGGTGACCCGCGCCCGGGGCGGCACCCTCTTTATCGATGAGATCGACAAACTCTCCCTGGAAACCCAGGCCGGACTTCTGCACCTGCTTGAAGAGCGCAGCTTTCAGGTGCTCGGAGAAAGCGGCGGCCGCCGCCAGGCCAATGTGCGTTTTATCGTCGGCACCAACGCCGATCTGCAGCGCGAGGTGGTCGAAGGGCGCTTTCGCGAAGATCTCTACTACCGCATCAACGTGCTCCCGGTGGAGCTTCCTCCCCTGGCGGAGCGCAGCGATGAGATCGCCGCCTGGGCCGCGTTTATGCTCCGGCGCTGCGCAAACGACGCCGGCGCCGGCGCCTGGAGTTTCACCCCTGAGGCGCTGCGCACGCTGGAGGCGCAGCGCTGGCCGGGCAACCTGCGCGAGCTCGACAACGTGGTGCGCCGTGCGTTCATCATCGCCCGCAGCCGTCCGGAGCCCGAGGGCGCTCACACCATCCCACCAGGCGTCGTCGAGCGCGCCCTCTCGCTGGGCGGGCGCCCCGAACGCACCTCCATCAGCGCCCCCCTGGAGCAGGCCGCGCGCGCCTTTATCCACCTGGCGCTGCGCGCCCGCGAGAGGGAGACGTCCGGCGGCGGCCTCGACCTCGATCTGAGCGAAGCCTTCTCGGCCTATATCATTGAGCAGGCCGTCGCCTGGACCGACGACAAAGCCGAGGCCTTCTGCCTCCTGGGCTGCGCGAACCTGGTCGAACACAAAAACCACCACCGCCGCTACCGCCGCGCGCAGGAGGCCATCGCCGCCCTACTCCAGGCCGAGTCCCACATTCTTCAGGAGCCGCAGCGATGA
- a CDS encoding serine/threonine-protein kinase yields the protein MSDTGLPPRYQALQTYAHTGRSRTLRARDRKSGQEVVVKLFDPQGSPCSRAWREAAILSQIRHPGVVPLLDEGRIGAVDFLVTPHLDGSPFPGRRPLRAGELERLARTLADTLAHVHACGVVHGDLKPDNVLVDEDGHCTLIDFDLSPLPHDDLMSTPAGGLTGSMATMSPEQLRGARATAACDCYALGVMLFKAATSCWPHPLESRAALMRARLASPSVELSPLAIPIADELQTAIEGLMHAEPHRRFAHLDALVARAFTSESDALTALWLRTSGLNELIPTLATPARHTLCGEPGLHPDDLHAMLRVALTMRGPFFELLQGSLPFESLPPAWLADIPDTLPLEEVHRVCLERLKTHLHHSPALVRRAHLDAWSLQLIDELPADLPLIEIRDEGPATHTLCAPGHDELEALFEGSNRIFRVPHRAAALLARRSAGRLGGMAALLQLWRRQGMGSWTGARFAISPASLEHLEAQSNLANPLPPAPDALSEPDIELLRWVQIAGESATLPRLALWLGQPPWSVRARLKALHARRLLHLDSDETVHARVSLIGSMEPAALEPYHRAVAEEMKPGQAPRFFHMLRYASDDAIAAEGLRTAEVLDRQGRSDEAIAVLRHSLRAALLTDDPAAIIRVLETWASQALASASPTRQEAWLASVERLPSHLSKPLSRLIELVALARHCCRARAADTIAPLRALGPFASPRLELRRQMFIARACKDLSIEAFADALDAMRPWAGKHPDAEVRGSFVGWQAMLAFHRHDFERAANLHARAAQIKIRPSARQASTLAEAIARMEAGDFERSHALARALITQAHVHHQPHHLARIHNLIRTSAYRLGDRLAPEPERVDELAPLAIPELRALTALTEAAIAWRAGEHPLARSLCEVAREDWEKSGHRPGADLARTFSAFLHPCDPHTALSLAASLREHAPPRITLQGFAMLATSLSPTPYPWQEAARRYLRELPDAPRHRRMEILSVDECLRLIERATATETSLRPPSTRITSAPAEA from the coding sequence ATGAGTGACACCGGCCTTCCCCCGCGCTATCAGGCTCTGCAGACCTATGCCCATACCGGACGCAGCCGAACGCTGCGGGCTCGCGATCGAAAGAGCGGGCAGGAGGTCGTGGTCAAACTCTTCGATCCGCAGGGCTCACCATGCAGCCGGGCCTGGCGCGAGGCCGCCATTCTCAGTCAGATCCGCCATCCGGGCGTCGTTCCCCTGCTGGACGAGGGACGCATCGGGGCGGTCGACTTTCTGGTCACACCGCACCTCGACGGCTCGCCCTTTCCCGGTCGAAGACCGCTGCGGGCCGGGGAGTTGGAGCGTCTGGCCCGGACCCTGGCCGATACCCTGGCACACGTCCACGCCTGCGGCGTGGTCCACGGCGATCTCAAGCCGGACAACGTCCTGGTCGATGAGGATGGCCACTGCACGCTGATCGACTTCGACCTCTCACCATTGCCTCATGACGACCTGATGAGCACCCCGGCCGGTGGCCTGACCGGGAGTATGGCCACCATGTCACCGGAACAACTGCGGGGGGCCCGGGCCACCGCCGCCTGCGACTGTTACGCGCTGGGTGTGATGCTCTTTAAGGCCGCAACCTCCTGCTGGCCACACCCGCTTGAGAGCCGCGCCGCGCTGATGCGGGCGCGCCTGGCCAGCCCGAGCGTCGAGCTTAGCCCCCTGGCCATTCCGATCGCCGACGAGCTTCAGACGGCCATCGAAGGCCTGATGCACGCCGAGCCCCACCGCCGCTTCGCCCACCTCGACGCCCTGGTGGCCCGCGCCTTCACCAGCGAGAGCGATGCATTAACCGCGCTCTGGTTGCGCACCAGCGGCCTGAACGAGCTCATCCCGACCCTCGCCACACCCGCTCGCCATACGCTCTGCGGCGAGCCCGGCCTGCACCCCGATGACCTGCACGCGATGCTGCGCGTCGCCCTCACCATGCGCGGGCCCTTCTTTGAGCTTCTGCAGGGCAGTCTCCCCTTCGAAAGCCTACCCCCCGCCTGGCTGGCAGATATCCCCGATACCCTGCCTCTTGAAGAGGTCCATCGCGTCTGCCTGGAGAGGTTGAAGACGCACCTGCACCACAGCCCGGCTCTGGTTCGCCGCGCTCATCTGGACGCATGGAGCCTGCAGCTGATCGATGAACTTCCCGCGGATCTTCCTCTGATCGAAATTCGTGACGAGGGCCCGGCCACTCACACCCTCTGCGCGCCCGGACACGACGAGCTCGAAGCCCTCTTCGAAGGCTCCAACCGCATCTTTCGCGTGCCTCATCGCGCGGCCGCACTGCTGGCAAGGCGCAGCGCGGGTCGTCTCGGGGGCATGGCCGCCCTCCTGCAACTCTGGCGCCGCCAGGGCATGGGCTCCTGGACGGGGGCTCGTTTCGCCATATCGCCGGCCTCCCTCGAACATCTCGAAGCCCAGAGCAACCTCGCCAACCCCCTGCCTCCGGCACCCGACGCGCTCTCGGAGCCCGACATCGAGCTCCTGCGCTGGGTGCAGATCGCCGGCGAGTCGGCCACCCTCCCCCGCCTTGCCCTGTGGCTGGGCCAGCCCCCCTGGAGCGTGCGGGCTCGCCTCAAAGCCCTGCACGCCCGACGCCTCCTCCACCTCGACAGCGACGAGACGGTCCACGCCCGCGTCAGCCTCATCGGTTCGATGGAGCCCGCTGCGCTCGAGCCCTACCACCGCGCCGTCGCCGAGGAGATGAAGCCCGGCCAGGCGCCCCGCTTCTTTCATATGTTGCGCTACGCCAGCGACGACGCCATCGCTGCGGAGGGGTTGCGCACCGCCGAGGTCCTCGATCGTCAGGGGCGCAGCGATGAAGCCATCGCCGTGCTTCGACACAGCCTGCGCGCGGCTCTTCTCACCGACGATCCTGCCGCGATCATCCGGGTGCTGGAAACCTGGGCCTCCCAGGCCCTGGCCAGCGCCAGCCCCACTCGCCAGGAAGCCTGGCTTGCCAGCGTGGAGCGTCTCCCTTCTCACCTCAGCAAGCCCTTGAGCCGGCTGATTGAGCTCGTGGCGCTTGCCCGCCACTGCTGCCGCGCCCGCGCCGCCGACACCATCGCCCCGCTGCGCGCCCTCGGCCCCTTCGCATCGCCCCGGCTCGAACTTCGCCGACAGATGTTCATCGCCCGCGCCTGCAAGGATCTCTCCATCGAGGCCTTTGCGGACGCCCTTGACGCCATGCGCCCCTGGGCCGGCAAGCACCCCGACGCCGAGGTTCGCGGCAGCTTTGTGGGGTGGCAGGCGATGCTGGCCTTTCACCGCCACGACTTTGAGCGCGCCGCCAACCTCCACGCCCGCGCCGCGCAGATCAAGATCCGCCCCAGCGCTCGCCAGGCCTCCACCCTGGCCGAGGCCATCGCGCGCATGGAAGCCGGCGACTTCGAGCGCTCCCACGCCCTGGCACGCGCGCTCATCACCCAGGCCCACGTGCACCATCAACCCCACCATCTCGCGCGGATTCATAACCTCATTCGCACCAGCGCCTACCGCCTCGGCGACCGCCTTGCCCCGGAGCCCGAACGCGTCGACGAGCTCGCCCCGCTGGCGATCCCCGAGCTGCGCGCCCTGACCGCGCTCACCGAAGCCGCCATCGCCTGGAGAGCCGGGGAGCACCCGCTGGCGCGATCGCTCTGCGAGGTCGCCCGCGAGGACTGGGAAAAAAGCGGACATCGCCCCGGAGCGGACCTGGCCCGGACCTTCTCCGCCTTTTTGCACCCCTGCGATCCGCACACCGCCCTCTCTCTGGCGGCCAGCCTCCGCGAACACGCCCCCCCTCGCATCACCCTGCAGGGCTTCGCCATGCTCGCCACCTCCCTCTCGCCAACGCCCTACCCCTGGCAGGAGGCCGCCCGCCGCTACCTGCGCGAACTCCCCGACGCGCCGCGCCACCGGCGCATGGAAATTCTCAGCGTCGATGAGTGCCTGCGCCTGATCGAGAGAGCAACGGCCACCGAGACCTCGCTCCGTCCCCCCTCCACCCGAATCACCAGCGCGCCGGCAGAAGCCTGA
- a CDS encoding LA_2272 family surface repeat-containing protein: protein MTRWWGPKRTSGVAIAWVMMMMPAWQASALEPDTEAPPAQTLAFGADLFPYVGTSSGAPEAARVVSLNLVGGLSGGTRLLELGGAFNLTTGEVRGVQLAGAANINAAERTGVQLAGALNANRGEVRGLGVSGAANINAGDVRGLQISGGANINADEFHGAQISGALNLTRGAVEGAQISGGANVNDGPLRGLQLGGGANINAGDVRGLQISGGANINAGDVRGLQISGGANINAGDVRGLQISGGLNLTRGDMHGLQIGAINITQGRARGFQVGVVNVAPGEHAGIAAVGIYRGGYIYPELQVSDEGLVQAGVRHGSGAFYHTYSVGTQAFATTEGQGPSVALSLRMGWRTEFSDALEVSLDAGVTSLIGDARANLVSLFQVRPLLSVGLGERLAIFGGPTLTLDVLNERGATFPDGLLAAWELGEQVHLRPGATLGLRLRTH from the coding sequence ATGACACGATGGTGGGGCCCAAAACGTACGTCCGGCGTGGCGATCGCGTGGGTCATGATGATGATGCCGGCCTGGCAGGCCAGCGCCCTGGAGCCTGACACGGAGGCGCCGCCGGCGCAGACCCTGGCGTTTGGCGCCGATCTTTTTCCTTATGTGGGCACCTCCTCCGGCGCGCCAGAGGCCGCGCGGGTCGTCTCGTTGAACCTGGTGGGAGGGCTCAGCGGGGGGACGCGGCTTTTGGAGTTGGGCGGCGCCTTTAACCTCACCACCGGAGAGGTGCGGGGCGTGCAGCTGGCCGGCGCGGCCAACATCAATGCCGCGGAGCGCACCGGGGTGCAGCTCGCCGGCGCGCTCAACGCCAACCGTGGCGAGGTGCGCGGGCTCGGGGTCAGCGGCGCGGCCAACATCAACGCCGGCGACGTGCGCGGCCTTCAGATCAGCGGCGGGGCCAACATCAACGCTGACGAGTTTCACGGAGCACAAATCAGCGGCGCGCTCAACCTGACCCGCGGCGCTGTGGAAGGGGCGCAAATCAGCGGCGGAGCCAACGTCAATGACGGACCTCTTCGGGGCCTTCAGCTCGGCGGCGGGGCCAACATCAACGCCGGCGACGTACGCGGCCTTCAGATCAGCGGCGGGGCCAACATCAACGCCGGCGACGTACGCGGCCTTCAGATCAGCGGCGGGGCCAACATCAACGCCGGCGACGTACGCGGCCTTCAGATCAGCGGCGGGCTCAACCTGACCCGCGGCGACATGCACGGCCTGCAGATCGGCGCGATAAACATCACCCAGGGCCGGGCCCGCGGGTTTCAGGTGGGCGTGGTCAACGTGGCCCCTGGCGAGCACGCCGGCATCGCGGCGGTGGGCATCTACCGCGGGGGCTACATCTACCCCGAGCTCCAGGTCTCCGATGAGGGCCTGGTGCAGGCCGGGGTGCGCCACGGCAGCGGGGCCTTCTACCATACCTACAGCGTGGGCACGCAGGCCTTTGCCACCACCGAGGGCCAGGGGCCCTCGGTGGCGCTCTCGCTGCGCATGGGGTGGCGCACCGAATTCTCCGACGCGCTGGAAGTCTCGCTCGACGCCGGGGTCACCTCGCTCATCGGGGATGCCCGCGCCAATCTCGTCTCGCTCTTCCAGGTACGCCCCCTCCTCTCGGTGGGGCTCGGGGAGCGACTCGCCATCTTTGGCGGCCCCACCCTGACCCTCGACGTGTTAAACGAGCGGGGCGCGACCTTCCCCGACGGTCTGCTCGCCGCCTGGGAACTTGGCGAGCAGGTGCATCTGCGACCGGGGGCGACCCTGGGGCTGCGCCTGCGCACGCACTAA
- a CDS encoding undecaprenyl-diphosphate phosphatase encodes MGFIEAILLAMLQGATEFLPISSSGHLILGERFLGIEEPQLLFSVTLHLGTLLAVMLYYRREIMTSVTDVVAAAADGLQERSIGAFRLHAGARLALLLVLATLPTAVVGLGIDRVLDPGEGAEVISPAMMPMVICVSLILTGFILFSMRFYNDAKRPERGGNWTLWNITPGVAILIGLAQGLAALPGFSRSGLTIAAALWLGAEREESAHFSFLLSIPAVLGALILKFDPALFAGVDGGRTALVYGVSALVAGVIGYVSIIWLVGLLKRAQFHHFAWYCWIVGAGGLLALGMMS; translated from the coding sequence ATGGGCTTCATCGAAGCGATTTTACTGGCGATGTTGCAGGGGGCGACCGAGTTCTTGCCCATCAGCTCCTCGGGGCATCTGATCCTGGGGGAGCGTTTTCTGGGCATTGAGGAGCCGCAGCTGCTCTTCTCGGTCACCCTGCATCTGGGCACGCTGCTGGCGGTGATGCTCTACTACCGCCGCGAGATCATGACCTCGGTCACCGATGTGGTGGCCGCGGCCGCCGACGGCCTGCAAGAGCGCTCCATCGGGGCCTTTCGCCTCCACGCCGGCGCGCGCCTGGCCCTGCTCCTGGTGCTCGCCACGCTGCCCACGGCGGTGGTCGGGCTGGGCATCGACCGGGTGCTCGACCCGGGAGAGGGGGCCGAGGTGATCTCGCCGGCGATGATGCCGATGGTGATCTGCGTCTCGTTGATCCTCACCGGCTTCATCCTCTTCTCGATGCGCTTTTATAACGACGCGAAGCGCCCGGAGCGCGGCGGGAACTGGACCCTGTGGAACATCACTCCCGGAGTGGCGATCCTCATCGGTCTGGCCCAGGGGCTGGCCGCGCTGCCCGGGTTCTCGCGCAGCGGTCTGACGATTGCCGCAGCGCTGTGGCTGGGGGCGGAGCGTGAGGAGTCGGCGCACTTCTCCTTTTTGCTCTCGATTCCGGCGGTGCTGGGCGCGCTGATCCTCAAGTTTGACCCGGCCCTCTTCGCCGGGGTCGACGGCGGGCGCACCGCGCTGGTCTACGGTGTGAGCGCCCTGGTGGCCGGAGTCATCGGTTATGTGAGCATCATCTGGCTGGTGGGGCTGTTGAAGCGCGCGCAGTTCCATCACTTTGCCTGGTACTGCTGGATCGTGGGCGCCGGGGGCCTGCTGGCCCTGGGGATGATGAGCTGA
- the pruA gene encoding L-glutamate gamma-semialdehyde dehydrogenase → MARANEKDVVRLGREIFDRMQGQSPSVFRKDYWSGKMMDWSMKDEAFKVEMFRFVDVFPTLSDHVQVAEHLQEYFCRPEQNFPSSFQWGLSKVKPESRIARMAAGQIEKQIVGMAERFIAGTNAEEALPTLEQMWAQGLCFTLDLLGEATVSEAEAGEYFERYVEILETLSAKSSAWPANPTLEQAKFGRVPRVNVSVKISSLFSQLDPIDPLGSVEGVKERLRPLFALARDKGAFINLDVEQYRYKDLTFAVFKSLLEEPEFKGFEHAGIVAQAYLRDCEEDLKALAKWAKKRGAPVTVRLVKGAYWDYETILAEQEGWPCPVFKKKWETDQSYERCTQVLLDNHRVLRAAIASHNVRSIAFAMAYANACRLDKSQIEFQMLYGMAEPMKAAVQGMGYRLRDYVPIGEMIPGMAYLVRRLLENTSNESWLRMSFVEGESIERLLAAPGPLDGAPAPGAEPEITSLNATGFRNEPLRDFARQSDRERMAQAVASVRKMFGRRYGAQVAYRELPATETLPSLNPAAPDEVVGEVGMASLRDTEEALQAASQAQQSWATTPVEERARLVLAVAEAMRRRRDELAAWMVWEVGKTWREADGDVCEAIDFCEYYAREAMELERPERLGRLPGELNELMYVPRGVSAVIAPWNFPLAILTGMTMAAAVTGNAVIMKPAEQSSVIAAQLMNLCNEVGFPPGVIGFLPGRGEVVGEALVTDARVHTVAFTGSMEVGLQIVEKAAKMAPGQAHVKHVVCEMGGKNAIIVDADADLDEAVTGVVHSAFGFQGQKCSACSRVIVHQSCYEAFKERLVEAVKSVLLGPPAEPGTKIGPVVDAQAKASIERYIALGRDEGRVLVQREVPESQGYYVGPTVIEGITPEHRLAQEEIFGPVLALMKAESFDQALAMANSTRFALTGGVYSRSPSNIARARREFAVGNLYINRGITGALVYRNPFGGFKLSGAGTKAGGPDYLLHFMNPRVVVENTMRRGFAPEID, encoded by the coding sequence ATGGCTCGAGCTAACGAGAAGGACGTCGTGCGCCTGGGGCGCGAGATCTTTGATCGCATGCAGGGGCAGTCCCCCTCGGTCTTCCGCAAGGATTACTGGAGCGGAAAGATGATGGACTGGTCGATGAAGGATGAGGCCTTCAAAGTGGAGATGTTCCGCTTTGTCGACGTCTTCCCCACGCTCAGCGATCATGTGCAGGTGGCCGAGCACCTTCAGGAGTATTTCTGCCGCCCCGAGCAGAACTTCCCCTCGAGCTTTCAGTGGGGGCTCTCCAAGGTCAAACCCGAGAGTCGCATTGCCAGGATGGCCGCCGGGCAGATCGAGAAGCAGATTGTGGGCATGGCCGAGCGCTTCATCGCCGGGACCAACGCCGAGGAGGCGCTGCCCACCCTGGAGCAGATGTGGGCGCAGGGGCTCTGCTTTACGTTGGACCTGCTGGGGGAGGCCACGGTCAGCGAGGCCGAGGCCGGAGAGTATTTTGAGCGTTACGTGGAGATCCTGGAGACGCTCAGCGCGAAGTCGTCGGCCTGGCCGGCCAATCCCACTCTGGAGCAGGCGAAGTTCGGGCGCGTGCCCCGGGTCAACGTCTCGGTGAAGATCTCGTCGCTCTTCAGCCAGCTCGACCCCATCGATCCCCTGGGGAGCGTGGAGGGCGTTAAGGAGCGGCTGCGTCCGCTCTTTGCCCTGGCGCGCGATAAAGGCGCGTTCATCAACCTGGATGTTGAGCAGTACCGCTATAAAGACCTGACCTTTGCCGTCTTTAAGAGCCTGCTGGAGGAGCCGGAGTTCAAAGGGTTTGAGCACGCCGGAATCGTGGCCCAGGCCTACCTCCGCGACTGCGAAGAGGACTTAAAGGCGCTGGCCAAGTGGGCCAAGAAGCGGGGCGCGCCGGTGACCGTACGCCTGGTCAAGGGGGCCTACTGGGACTACGAGACCATCCTGGCCGAGCAGGAGGGCTGGCCCTGTCCGGTGTTCAAGAAGAAGTGGGAGACCGACCAGTCCTACGAGCGTTGCACGCAGGTCCTGTTGGACAACCACCGGGTGCTCCGCGCGGCGATCGCCTCGCATAACGTGCGCAGCATCGCCTTTGCCATGGCCTACGCCAACGCCTGCCGCCTCGATAAGAGCCAGATCGAGTTTCAGATGCTCTACGGCATGGCCGAGCCGATGAAGGCCGCGGTGCAGGGGATGGGGTATCGCCTGCGCGACTATGTGCCCATCGGGGAGATGATCCCGGGGATGGCCTACCTGGTGCGGCGCCTGCTGGAGAACACCTCCAACGAGAGCTGGCTGCGCATGAGCTTTGTGGAGGGGGAGTCGATCGAGCGCCTGCTGGCCGCGCCCGGCCCGCTTGACGGGGCGCCGGCGCCGGGGGCGGAGCCCGAGATCACGAGCCTCAATGCCACCGGCTTCCGCAATGAGCCGCTGCGCGACTTCGCGCGTCAGAGCGACCGGGAGCGCATGGCGCAGGCGGTGGCCTCGGTGCGCAAGATGTTCGGGCGGCGTTACGGGGCGCAGGTGGCGTATCGGGAGCTCCCCGCCACCGAGACCTTGCCGAGCCTCAACCCGGCCGCCCCCGACGAGGTGGTCGGGGAGGTGGGGATGGCCAGCCTCCGCGATACCGAAGAGGCGCTGCAGGCGGCAAGTCAGGCACAGCAGAGCTGGGCGACCACCCCGGTCGAGGAGCGCGCTCGTCTGGTGCTGGCCGTAGCCGAGGCCATGCGCCGGCGTCGCGACGAGCTCGCCGCCTGGATGGTCTGGGAGGTCGGTAAGACCTGGCGAGAGGCCGACGGCGATGTCTGCGAGGCCATCGACTTCTGCGAGTATTACGCCCGGGAGGCCATGGAGCTGGAGCGCCCCGAGCGCCTGGGGAGGCTGCCCGGCGAGCTTAACGAGTTGATGTATGTGCCCCGGGGAGTGAGCGCGGTGATTGCGCCCTGGAACTTCCCCCTGGCCATTCTCACCGGCATGACGATGGCGGCCGCCGTCACCGGCAACGCCGTGATCATGAAGCCCGCCGAGCAGAGCTCGGTGATCGCCGCGCAGCTGATGAACCTCTGCAACGAGGTGGGCTTTCCCCCCGGAGTCATCGGCTTTTTGCCCGGCCGTGGCGAGGTCGTTGGCGAGGCGCTGGTCACCGACGCCCGGGTGCACACGGTGGCCTTCACCGGCAGCATGGAGGTGGGGCTGCAGATCGTGGAGAAAGCCGCGAAGATGGCCCCGGGGCAGGCCCATGTGAAGCATGTGGTCTGTGAGATGGGTGGCAAAAACGCCATCATCGTCGATGCCGACGCCGATCTCGATGAGGCGGTCACCGGCGTGGTCCACTCGGCCTTCGGGTTTCAGGGCCAGAAGTGCTCGGCCTGCAGCCGGGTTATCGTGCATCAGAGCTGCTATGAGGCCTTTAAGGAGCGCCTGGTCGAGGCGGTTAAGAGCGTGCTCCTGGGGCCGCCCGCTGAGCCCGGCACCAAAATTGGCCCGGTGGTCGACGCGCAGGCCAAGGCCAGCATCGAGCGCTACATCGCCCTGGGGCGCGATGAGGGGCGAGTGCTCGTGCAGCGCGAGGTTCCCGAGAGCCAGGGCTACTACGTGGGGCCCACCGTCATCGAGGGCATCACCCCGGAGCATCGCCTGGCCCAGGAGGAGATCTTCGGACCGGTGCTCGCGTTGATGAAGGCCGAGAGCTTTGATCAGGCGCTCGCCATGGCCAACAGCACCCGTTTTGCCCTCACCGGTGGGGTCTACAGCCGTAGCCCCAGCAATATCGCCCGGGCGCGCCGGGAGTTTGCGGTGGGCAACCTCTACATCAACCGCGGCATCACCGGGGCGCTGGTCTACCGCAACCCCTTTGGCGGCTTTAAGCTCTCGGGGGCCGGCACCAAGGCCGGCGGGCCCGATTACCTGCTGCACTTTATGAATCCGCGCGTGGTGGTGGAGAACACCATGCGGCGCGGATTCGCCCCCGAGATCGACTGA